Proteins from a single region of Ziziphus jujuba cultivar Dongzao chromosome 1, ASM3175591v1:
- the LOC107417843 gene encoding dihydroceramide fatty acyl 2-hydroxylase FAH1, whose protein sequence is MIKRHFTINWNEPLVCQVGHAYDEGVHQPIISKETHRFFANNFLEYLFTRTVWWVIPPVWLPVIWWFVSISVQRGLTPPQLALSIFCGIFIWTLMEYIVHRFLFHMKTKTYWANTIQYLIHGCHHKHPMDRLRLFYPPAASTILCVPVWTLIRVLSTSSTAPALFGGVLLGYVVYDITHYYLHHAKPSKGLIHSLWRCHLIHHFRVGSMGFGVTSSIWDWVFGTLPSTKAAS, encoded by the exons ATGATCAAAAGACATTTTACCATAAATTGGAACGAGCCTCTTGTTTGCCAG GTTGGTCATGCTTACGATGAAGGGGTTCACCAGCCTATCATAAGCAAGGAAACACACAGATTTTTTGCAAATAACTTTCTTGAG TACTTGTTTACACGCACAGTATGGTGGGTGATTCCACCAGTTTGGCTGCCTGTTATATGGTGGTTTGTTTCCATTTCTGTCCAAAGGGGTCTTACTCCTCCTCAGCTAGCTTTATCAATATTTTGCGGCATCTTCATTTGGACCTTGATGGAGTACATTGTTCACCGCTTCCTTTTCCACATGAAAACCAAAACCTATTG GGCAAACACTATACAATATCTTATTCATGGTTGCCATCACAAGCACCCTATGGATAGATTACGACTTTTTTACCCTCCCGCAGCATCAACTATTCTTTGTGTACCA GTTTGGACATTGATTAGAGTTTTATCAACATCTTCCACGGCACCTGCTTTGTTTGGAGGGGTTTTGCTAGGCTATGTAGTTTATGATATTACCCACTATTATCTGCATCATGCCAAACCTTCCAAAGGTTTAATCCATAGTCTCTGG AGATGTCATCTTATTCATCACTTTAGAGTTGGAAGCATGGGATTTGGGGTCACTTCCTCCATATGGGACTGGGTCTTTGGAACGCTCCCTTCAACAAAAGCTGCttcataa
- the LOC107417963 gene encoding dihydroceramide fatty acyl 2-hydroxylase FAH1 yields MVAQGFTVDMNKPLVFQVGHLGEAYQDWVHQPIPGKESPRFFESDFWEFLTRTAWWVIPIIWLPVVFWSISKSVKMGHTYPQIALLVAVGIFIWTLLEYTLHRFLFHIKTKSYWGNTLHYLLHGCHHKHPMDGLRLVFPPAATAILLIPFWNLVKFIFTHSTSPALFGGGLLGYVMYDVTHYYLHHGQPSMELQRNLKRYHLNHHFRIQTKGFGITSSLWDRVFGTLPQTKAASKSS; encoded by the exons ATGGTTGCTCAGGGCTTTACTGTGGATATGAATAAACCACTTGTCTTTCAG GTCGGTCATCTTGGAGAAGCTTACCAGGATTGGGTGCATCAGCCTATTCCTGGCAAAGAAAGCCCTCGATTTTTTGAAAGTGATTTCTGGGAG TTCTTGACTCGCACTGCCTGGTGGGTGATTCCCATCATTTGGCTGCCAGTTGTGTTCTGGTCCATTTCCAAGTCTGTAAAAATGGGCCACACGTATCCACAGATAGCTCTACTGGTGGCGGTTGGTATTTTCATCTGGACGTTGCTTGAATACACACTACACCGTTTCCTTTTCCACATCAAAACAAAGAGCTATTG GGGAAACACCTTGCATTATCTTCTTCATGGCTGCCATCATAAGCACCCTATGGACGGCTTGCGTCTTGTTTTTCCTCCTGCTGCAACAGCTATTCTTTTAATACCA TTCTGGAACTtggttaaatttattttcacgCATTCTACATCTCCTGCTCTGTTTGGAGGTGGTTTATTGGGTTACGTGATGTATGATGTTACACATTACTACCTTCACCATGGTCAGCCATCAATGGAGTTGCAGAGAAATCTTAAG AGATACCATTTAAATCATCACTTCCGGATCCAAACTAAAGGCTTTGGAATAACTTCATCGTTGTGGGATAGGGTGTTTGGAACACTTCCTCAAACAAAAGCTGCTAGTAAAAGCTCGTAA